A region from the Aegilops tauschii subsp. strangulata cultivar AL8/78 chromosome 5, Aet v6.0, whole genome shotgun sequence genome encodes:
- the LOC109735947 gene encoding uncharacterized protein produces the protein MAGSSLWVVRLASLLAVGFVVGSVEASPGDAHPLYRTCVKECKNTGVIGSNIISHCQSQENDSTSAGSSWYTQEPLYMQWKHQSCMSDCRYYCMIRREEERQLGGLSPVKYHGKWPFKRVSVFQEPLSAALSALNLLTHFIGWLSFFLQVNYRLPLRPQTKRTYYEYTGLWHIYAILSLNAWFWSTIFHTRDIDLTEKLDYSSAVAQLGYSLILTLLRTFNVKDEAGRVMFAAPILAFVTTHILYLNFYELDYGWNMKVCVAMGVVHIVAWTTWAVVTHHPSRFKVWIVIFGGALAMLLEVYDFPPYKGYADAHSLWHASTIPLTYLWWTFVRDDAEFRTSTLVKKAK, from the exons ATGGCCGGAAGCAGCCTCTGGGTGGTTCGATTGGCTTCCCTTCTTGCAGTCGGATTCGTGGTCGGCTCCGTCGAGGCCAGCCCGGGAGATGCTCATCCGCTGTACAG AACTTGTGTGAAGGAGTGTAAGAATACAGGGGTTATTGGAAGTAACATCATCAGCCACTGTCAGTCCCAGGAGAATGACAGCACATCTGCCGGAAGTTCTTGGTACACACAGGAGCCCCTTTACATGCAGTGGAAGCACCAAAGCTGTATGTCAGACTGCCGCTACTACTGCATGatacgaagagaagaggaacGGCAATTAGGTGGCCTGAGCCCTGTTAAATATCATGGAAAATGGCCCTTCAAACGTGTTTCTGTCTTCCAG GAGCCCCTTTCAGCTGCACTGTCTGCTCTCAACCTATTGACGCACTTCATTGGCTGGCTTTCATTCTTCCTCCAAGTGAATTACAGATTACCTCTTAGACCTCAGACGAAGAGGACATACTACGAATACACTGGCCTGTGGCATATCTATGCAATATTATCACTGAATGCATGGTTCTGGAGCACTATATTCCATACTAG GGATATTGACTTGACTGAGAAACTGGATTACTCTTCAGCTGTGGCCCAACTTGGCTACTCTTTAATCCTTACATTGCTAAGAACTTTTAATGTCAAGGATGAGGCTGGCAGGGTGATGTTTGCTGCACCTATTCTAGCATTCGTTACAACACACATCTTGTATCTTAACTTCTATGAACTTGACTATG GATGGAACATGAAAGTCTGTGTGGCAATGGGTGTTGTTCACATTGTGGCATGGACAACCTGGGCTGTTGTGACCCATCATCCGTCACGATTCAAGGTTTGGATCGTCATATTCGGAGGAGCTCTAGCTATGCTTCTTGAAGTGTATGACTTTCCTCCATACAAGGGGTATGCCGATGCACATTCGCTGTGGCACGCGAGCACCATTCCTCTCACCTATCTTTGGTGGACCTTCGTTAGAGACGATGCAGAGTTCCGCACCTCCACACTTGTTAAGAAGGCCAAGTAG
- the LOC109735948 gene encoding phosphoglycerate mutase-like protein AT74H → MAAATRCAPAPAAAPRPRSRHRLRCRCCEDTLGVPRRRATSSSGAQEHQQQHYFPELRPLPYPAPPPRPRRIVLVRHGQSEGNVDEGAYTRVPDPLIGLTPKGHRQAEDCGRRLHRLLSSGHGDDEEEDSDDDWKVYFYVSPYRRTLETLRGVGRAFDARRIAGVREEPRIREQDFGNFQDREKMRVEKEIRRRYGRFFYRFPDGESAADVYDRITGFRETLRADIDIGRFQPPSPPGGPTAPEMNLVLVSHGLTLRVFLMRWYKWTVRQFEGLANLDNGGTLVMQTGEGGRYSLLVHHTVDELREFGLTDEMIDDQMWQRTARPGELNYNFITNGPSFFTHFS, encoded by the exons ATGGCGGCGGCCACCAGGTGCGCCCCGGCGCCCGCGGCGGCCCCACGGCCCCGGTCCCGGCACCGGCTGCGGTGCCGCTGCTGCGAGGACACGCTGGGCGTCCCGCGCCGCCGCGCGACGTCGTCGTCTGGAGCACAGGAGCATCAGCAGCAGCACTACTTCCCGGAGCTCCGCCCGCTGCCGTACCCGGCGCCCCCGCCCCGGCCGCGGCGCATCGTGCTGGTGCGACACGGGCAGAGCGAGGGGAACGTGGACGAGGGCGCCTACACGCGCGTCCCCGACCCGCTCATCGGCCTCACCCCCAAAGGACACCGCCAAGCCGAGGACTGCGGCCGCCGCCTGCAccgcctcctctcctccggccacggagacgatgaggaggaggacaGCGACGACGACTGGAAGGTCTACTTCTACGTGTCCCCGTACCGGCGCACCCTTGAGACGCTCCGCGGGGTCGGCCGCGCCTTCGACGCCCGCCGCATCGCCGGCGTCCGCGAGGAGCCCCGCATCCGCGAGCAGGACTTCG GGAACTTCCAGGACCGGGAGAAGATGCGGGTGGAGAAGGAGATCCGGCGGCGCTACGGCCGGTTCTTCTACCGGTTCCCGGACGGCGAGTCGGCGGCGGACGTGTACGACCGGATCACGGGCTTCCGAGAGACCCTCCGCGCCGACATCGACATCGGCCGGTTccagccgccgtcgccgccgggcGGCCCGACGGCGCCGGAGATGAACCTGGTGCTGGTGTCGCACGGGCTGACGCTGCGGGTGTTCCTGATGCGGTGGTACAAGTGGACGGTGCGGCAGTTTGAAGGCCTGGCGAACCTGGACAATGGCGGCACGCTGGTGATGCAGACCGGCGAGGGCGGCCGGTACAGCCTGCTGGTGCACCACACCGTGGACGAGCTGAGGGAGTTCGGGCTCACCGACGAGATGATCGACGACCAGATGTGGCAGCGGACAGCAAGGCCCGGCGAGCTCAACTACAACTTCATCACCAACGGCCCCTCCTTCTTCACTCATTTCAGCTAG
- the LOC109735954 gene encoding G-type lectin S-receptor-like serine/threonine-protein kinase At1g34300 — protein sequence MRPLRGGPGAGADLAVLCCCFLLLSFLSHGADMPLGSSLSPAANSTSWSSPNSTFSLAFVPSPTSRSLFVAAVTYAGGVPVWSAGAGAAVDSRGSLRLSSSGDLQLVKGSGAVLWSSGTAGQGVAAAALQESGNLVLTNSRGRVLWQSFDHPTDTVVMSQSFTSGMNLTSGPYVFAVDRSGNLTLNWASAGAAPVTYFNKGYNNSFTAKKTVTLTMQTNGIVSLNDGSLVNPVVVAYSSNYAESGDMLRFLRLDSDGNFRAYSAARGSGTATEQWSAVADQCQVFGYCGNMGVCSYNRTSPVCGCPSRNFELIDASNPRSGCKRKTELQNCPGNSTMLQLDNTQFLTYPPEIAIEQFYVGITACRLNCLAARSCVGATALSDGSGLCWLKVSNFVSAYQSASLPSTSFVKVCFPGVPNPPVSTTNAWSPGTSGLHG from the coding sequence ATGAGGCCTCTACGGGGAGGTCCCGGAGCCGGAGCGGATCTTGCTGTCCTCTGCTGCTGCTTCTTGCTCCTCTCCTTCCTGTCCCATGGCGCGGACATGCCCCTAGGCTCCTCCCTCTCGCCGGCGGCCAATTCGACCTCATGGTCGTCGCCCAACTCCACCTTCTCCCTGGCCTTCGTGCCGTCCCCGACCTCCCGATCGCTCTTCGTCGCCGCGGTCACCTACGCCGGCGGAGTCCCCGTCTGgtccgccggcgccggcgcggccGTGGATTCGAGGGGCTCGCTCCGCCTCTCATCCTCCGGTGATCTGCAGCTGGTCAAAGGTTCCGGCGCCGTGCTCTGGTCGTCGGGCACCGCCGGCCAgggcgtcgccgccgccgccctgcaAGAGAGCGGCAACCTCGTGCTCACGAATTCCAGGGGGCGCGTCTTGTGGCAGTCATTTGACCACCCGACGGACACCGTGGTCATGTCACAGAGCTTCACCTCCGGCATGAACCTCACCTCCGGCCCCTACGTCTTCGCCGTCGACAGGTCTGGCAACCTCACGCTCAACTGGGCCAGCGCCGGCGCAGCCCCCGTCACCTACTTCAATAAGGGCTACAACAACTCCTTCACCGCGAAGAAGACAGTCACGCTCACGATGCAGACCAACGGCATCGTCTCCCTCAACGACGGCTCCCTCGTCAACCCCGTCGTCGTCGCCTATAGCAGCAACTACGCGGAGAGCGGCGACATGTTGCGCTTCCTGCGCCTCGACTCGGACGGCAACTTCCGCGCCTACAGCGCCGCGCGCGGAAGCGGCACAGCGACGGAGCAGTGGTCGGCGGTGGCGGACCAATGCCAGGTGTTCGGCTACTGCGGCAACATGGGCGTGTGCAGCTACAACCGCACGTCGCCGGTGTGCGGCTGCCCGTCGCGGAACTTCGAGCTCATCGACGCCTCCAACCCCCGGAGCGGGTGCAAGCGCAAGACCGAGCTCCAGAACTGCCCGGGCAACTCCACCATGCTCCAGCTCGACAACACGCAGTTCCTCACCTACCCGCCGGAGATCGCGATCGAGCAGTTCTACGTCGGCATCACGGCATGCCGCCTCAACTGCCTCGCCGCCAGATCCTGCGTCGGCGCCACCGCGCTTTCCGACGGCTCCGGCCTCTGCTGGCTCAAGGTCTCCAACTTCGTCAGCGCCTACCAGTCGGCGTCGCTCCCTAGCACGTCTTTCGTCAAGGTCTGCTTCCCCGGCGTCCCCAACCCGCCAGTCAGCACCACTAACGCGTGGTCGCCGGGGACCTCCGGCCTCCATGGATGA